The Fusarium fujikuroi IMI 58289 draft genome, chromosome FFUJ_chr05 DNA segment CTCGCGCAGGGTAGATCCCCACGCCTCGTCAAGCGACTTACTTCCACGAACCAATAAATTGCAACCCTTCTTGTGCTCGTGATGCAGTAAAGAAAGGGTCCTCGTTCCCAATTTCACCCTCAACCAATAACTTTCTGGTGGATGAGGCTCTTGCAGTCCGGCTTCAACCCCCTTAATCGCTATTGCGGATCTTTATAACAATCGAGGTTCGCTCTTTTTTAACTCCTTCCATGAACTACTCTCATCTAGGTCTCATTGTACCAAGATACTGAGTGTCCCTTCTCACGTTTATACATGATGACAGACACAGCAAGCAAGCCGCGGCTCGTCTCTATCTCTCTCAACCACCAACCATAGTTTGATCAGCTCTATGAACCACTTTGACCGAAATACAGTCAAAGACGAATTTTTTGCGAGCTGAGAATGCTAACTTGGCTATACGCCAGCTTTCAGAACAGCCAAGCCTGGCGGCTGTTCTTATAACCGATAAGTCATTAACCGTTAATCgaaataactatatttagaAGGCAATGCATTAATATATCCGTAACAGTAAGAGGGCAGTAATTATAGGCAATTTCTTCCTTTATTAAGCCACTAAGCATTAAACCTTTCTTTATGCAAGCCGGTCTAAGATAGGAGGTTGGCACATATAACAGGACGAcagttatattaaactaCATTGCAATAAAGAGTGATTTAGCTGTAACGATGCTTCCGCGATATAGCCAAAAAGCTTAATTCGTTAAGAATGTTGCGCCTGGAGATGCGTGGTATATGATAGATGGAGAATCTGTTATTGAGTCGTTCACTTTCCCTCCTGCAAACGCGAATATCTTTGGAGAAAGCCCGGTCGCATTCGCTTCCGTTAGGAAAGGGAAGCTTGGGTATGTCGATGATGTGAATGGAGAATAAGATTCAAATGTTGCTGTTCTCGCGATGTGTGGACTACTTTAGTGTCCAGCATTGAATAAGTTAATGCTGGGGACTAACACGCGGAGCCTGTGCAAATAGAGGCAAGTAATTATACAGGCTTCTACAAGTAGAGACATACTTGCCTCTCTACTTATAGAGGTGATTACATGATTACTTTCCCTCTACTTGTAGAGATGCAGTAGCGGAAGTGTAATCAATATCAACACTTGTCAACCTTGGCTATGTCACGGCGCTCGCGACGACTCTGCTAAACGGTACTGGCAGACTAGAGCTGGGGTATCTCTTTTCCTGCAAAAAGGCCCGGCGCCTAGCGGCTAGGTCTTTGACGCCTCTCCACGGGCACAGACCAGTGTGTATTGCTATCAAAGTATTATCTCTTATTTCTcataacttaaaaactacCACTGTAAAATAACATGAGCAGAATAGCTTAGATAGCCAATACCTAACCCTTCAACCCTACTAACCCTACTAACCCAACGGTACACTTCTCTCTGTCTAATGGGAGCTTATGGCATGGAGGCCAGCAATACGTCCAAAGACGAGTGCCCGCATAACGGCCACTGCATTTGGAGCCTTCTCGTAGAAATGGCCAGTAATCTCACCTGCAGCATATAGATTAGGAATGATGCCTCTCTGGCCAAGAACGCGCGCTTCCACATCAGTCGCAATGCCGCCGAAAGTGTAGACAATGGCCGCGGCTAAGGGGAATGCGGTATACGGCGGAGCGTCGAGCGGCCTAGCCCAGTTCGATTTCGATGGTTGCAAGCCTGAGGTAGTGGCGAGATTATCAAGCCGGCCCGCCGTAAAGCCAGACATGTTTGCGTTACAGGCTGCATTGTAGTTTGAGATTGTGTTCAGAAGCGCTTGTTCCGGCATCCCCATCTGTGCCGCCAGACCAGAAATCGTGTCCGCTGTCACCGGCGGCATATCGGAGCGGATAGCTGCCTCATGGTCCTCCAATTGAAAAAATCTGGAATCACAAATTGCCCAGGCTAAGCGGCCCGGTGTGTCAAAATGTATGGTTCTGGAAAGATGCTCCCACGTGTCATGCACGAGTCCAGCACCTTCATCTACGAACCGCTCTCCGTCCTGATTCACCACAACCCCGTACGGGTAATTGAGGACCAGTGGCGCTGGCTGACTGCTCCGTGGGTCGATTATTTCGCTGTGCATTCCGTTCCAATCGCCAGAGGCCTTGGCTCCGTTGGCCAGCGCCATCTGGATGCCGTCGCCGGCGTTCCAGGCCGTCCCAGGTGATATCGGTCTCAACGTCTCCGCACCAGGACCAAGATGAGTACGCAGCATGTCTGGACTGCCTTGAAACCCACCACTGGCGAGCACAACAGACCGGGCAATGATTCGTCGCCCATCAGCTGCCTCAATCATGGCCTGTCCTCCGTCAAGATGAAGTCGCTGGGCACGGCAATTATACACCAGTTGGACACCCTTCGATTTGGCTGATTGCTTGAGGGCTTCGACAATGGCAGCACCTTTGCCAATAGGCTGGATCCTGTTAGGCCAAGATTTCAAGAAATAGTCCATGGCGTGAAACTGCACCCCCTGCTTTTCGAGCCATTGGAGGGCTTCAGGGGCCTGGCTAGCCAGCCTTTCGAAATACGCGCGGTCGCCACCACTTCCGCTTACAGCCATCATGTCGTCCACGAAGCCTGGTAATACCTCATTGACAGATGGCATTCGCATGTTGGCAGGGCTCCAGCGTGAGTTTCCACCGCTCGCATGCTCTGGTGCATGCTCTAGCACGGCTATCTGCGCCGAGGGCGAGAATTCTGCAGCTGATACTGCAGCGGCGAGGCCGGCAATGCCATGACCAACTACGACAAGGTCGTACATGCTGATATACTCGAGTCTGAAAATCTTAGAGGACTCGGCTTCAGGGTGTTGGTGGTCTATGTCTCTTGGAACACTTCTTGGTCGCGGTATTATTAGAAAATTGAGGCTCTTACATATAAGCTTCAGATGCTCGCGGACTCCTGCAGGGGTGAGTGCGCGTGACCACATTGCGATGACTCAATCTTCCTGAAGTAGAGTAGCCGCTGCAGCAAAAAGAGATGCGTCAGAAATTATTGTGGAGCGGACGGTCCTTTTGTAGCGGCGGCGTAACGTGATTGATAAGCGAATATCCCAGACAAGCCAATGTCCCACGAATCGACTCTTCCATATTATCATTATTTGATCAATTAATCTACAACAACTAAGTATGGCAGTTCCAAATAATGAGGCTAGTATGAATCCAGCACTTCAAGCCCTCCCAAAAGACCCAGAGCTAAGCGTATGACGTACAGCACAGATCTACCAGGTGTATAGAAAGAAGCTACGCCGCCATCAGCAGAGTATACAGCCTTGAAGCGACATCATAGGGTAAGACGTCATCAATGTGCGGGCCCCTCCTCTTTTGCTCACTGTGCGCCCGCAAGGAGGTAACGTGCAAGGCGCGCGATGTAAGCCATCAGCTGTAGGGTCTATCAACTTAAGATAACACTCTTATTAAAGTCAGTCCAGGCAGTAGACCAGCTACCTGATATAATTACCTAAGATAGGcttataaagcctatctgATGATAATTACATCTAACGCATAAAGAGAACTCTAAATACATTCCCTAAGGGATAAAATGGCTGCCCCAGTCCCCCATCGTAGCCCTccaactcaacatcatcagaaaCACTCCCGCAAGGAGGCAATAATAATAGCGATGTGTGGTCTAAGTTAGATGCCAAATTCAAATACGGGCCTAAGTACCCTAAACTCCAGAGAATATATGATAATACTAACTATTCATATAGgaataataagagatatattatataaatatctgTTGAAACGTAGGTTGCATGTTCTTTGTATTGTTGTTCTACTTGGCTGGGCCTTCTGAGACCTTGGGGCCCTAGAGAATTTTCTTGCTTAAGTAATACGCATTGCGTTCAAAATCAAAACGAATTGCTGAAGTGGGTTCCGCGCCTCGAATTCAGTTGAGTCCAAGAGCCATTTACCACTGTTTCTAAACTCAG contains these protein-coding regions:
- a CDS encoding related to fumarate reductase flavoprotein subunit precursor; protein product: MWSRALTPAGVREHLKLICKSLNFLIIPRPRSVPRDIDHQHPEAESSKIFRLEYISMYDLVVVGHGIAGLAAAVSAAEFSPSAQIAVLEHAPEHASGGNSRWSPANMRMPSVNEVLPGFVDDMMAVSGSGGDRAYFERLASQAPEALQWLEKQGVQFHAMDYFLKSWPNRIQPIGKGAAIVEALKQSAKSKGVQLVYNCRAQRLHLDGGQAMIEAADGRRIIARSVVLASGGFQGSPDMLRTHLGPGAETLRPISPGTAWNAGDGIQMALANGAKASGDWNGMHSEIIDPRSSQPAPLVLNYPYGVVVNQDGERFVDEGAGLVHDTWEHLSRTIHFDTPGRLAWAICDSRFFQLEDHEAAIRSDMPPVTADTISGLAAQMGMPEQALLNTISNYNAACNANMSGFTAGRLDNLATTSGLQPSKSNWARPLDAPPYTAFPLAAAIVYTFGGIATDVEARVLGQRGIIPNLYAAGEITGHFYEKAPNAVAVMRALVFGRIAGLHAISSH